Proteins co-encoded in one Oreochromis aureus strain Israel breed Guangdong linkage group 3, ZZ_aureus, whole genome shotgun sequence genomic window:
- the LOC116329926 gene encoding dynactin subunit 1-like isoform X3 encodes MSSTGTVESSKPPKIGSIVEVTGKGQRGTVAYIGATLFASGKWVGVILDEPKGKNDGTVQGKRYFTCEENHGIFVRQSQIQVVEDGSSATSPDTPESGTAKTLKQKDIPETPKTSKQPPASIKKSSARRSAKWNTPRLTSATSLPSLLVRPSSRSSLSVTASRESLASSLSGDVSEVGLSSQQGALGAPVIPQPSGSPAAAAASVPATPSKVEPAISKQEEESLRAQVKDLEEKLETLKMKRTEDKAKLKELEKHKIQLEQLQEWKTKMQEQQGELQKQLKEAKKEAREAQEAKERYMEEMSDTADAIEMATLDKEMAEERAESLQVEVDTLKEKVEELSMDLEILRHEISEKGSDGAASSYQVKQLEEQNSRLKEALVRMRDLSASEKQEHVKLQKQTEKKNVELETLRTQKEKLQEELKQAEATIDELKEQVDAALGSEEMVETLTERNLDLEEKVRELRETVTDLEAINEMNDELQENARETEMELREQLDLSGAKVREAEKRVEAAQETVADYQQTINKYRELTASLQEANRELISQQNANAEQVQQPPAELFDFKIKFAETKAYAKAIEMELRKMEVAQSNRQVSLLTSFMPDSFLRHGGDHDCILVLLLIPRLICKAELISKQAQEKFDLNGNPVQGTGLRGPPGEQRSFASGLVYSLSLLQATLHKYEQALNTCSVDIFKRMGTLYSEMSFHERSLDYFIDLLHKDQLDETVQVEPLTKAIKYYQQLYSVHLADHTEDCTVQLADHIKFTQSALDCMVVEVARLRAFLSSGQESSGLAVLLKDLDTSCSDIRQFCKKIRRRMPGTDVAGVPAALSFGPEVSETLTECRRQLTRVVAVLQEVAAAGAQMVPSLGEQEGLNALKLEDIACKVVEQVYGSHGVNGPELLRQSCSSVITTMNKMATAMQEGEYDAEKPQGKTLPVEIRAATVRAEMTDAEGLGVKLEDRETVIKELKKSLKIKGEELSEAHVRLSLLEKKLDTSTKDADERVEKIQTKLDENLALLKKKEKEFEETMDALQADIDQLEAEKAELKQRLSNQSKMTIEGLRGPPASGIASIVQGSAGGLPPSMGGPMQVVDSPLLRQQIEAQRLGIKHLKNENNRLKAEKMRAQLASLPPLRPPKLPQVSKESSMPPEGLNTGIYRRTDQLLATLLKLSAEVKVVDITGKTAVSASAQLLEQTARLQNLSDALDKLKGEVAEHVVSHQPGAKASSDFATFPVTSFTKAKEEKQGDTVFIGRVAIPCTRGQEQVHRLVLSKPQLQQVHRLLMV; translated from the exons ATGAGCAGCACAGGAACAGTGGAGAGTAGTAAACCTCCAAAG ATTGGCTCTATAGTCGAGGTGACAGGAAAGGGTCAGCGCGGCACTGTTGCCTACATTGGCGCTACCCTCTTTGCTTCTGGGAAATGGGTGGGTGTCATATTGGATGAGCCCAAAGGCAAGAACGATGGCACCGTGCAGGGCAAACGCTACTTCACCTGTGAGGAAAATCACGGCATATTCGTCAGGCAGTCCCAG ATCCAGGTGGTAGAAGATGGCTCCAGTGCCACATCACCAGATACCCCTGAGTCTGGAACAGCAAAGACACTTAAGCAAAAAG aCATTCCTGAAACTcccaaaacaagcaaacag CCACCAGCGAGCATTAAAAAG TCCTCTGCCCGCCGCTCGGCAAAG TGGAATACGCCACGTCTCACATCAGCTacctccctcccctccctcctggtCCGTCCCTCCAGCCGCTCCAGCCTGTCGGTCACG GCTTCTCGTGAGAGTCTCGCATCCTCTCTGTCTGGTGATGTCAGTGAGGTGGGCCTGTCCTCCCAGCAGGGTGCTCTGGGCGCCCCTGTCATACCTCAGCCCAGCGGGTCACCTGCAGCAGCGGCTGCTTCTGTTCCAGCTACTCCGAGCAAG GTGGAACCTGCCATATCCAAGCAG GAGGAGGAATCACTGCGAGCTCAAGTCAAGGACCTGGAGGAGAAACTGGAGACTTTGAAGATGAAGCGAACAGAAGACAAAGCCAAGCTTAAGGAACTGGAGAAACACAAGATCCAGTTGGAGCAGCTTCAGGAGTGGAAGACCAAAATGCAGGAGCAGCAGGGCGAGCTGCAGAAACAACTCAAAGAGGCCAAGAAG GAAGCCAGGGAGGCACAGGAGGCCAAGGAGCGCTACATGGAGGAGATGTCTGACACAGCAGATGCCATAGAGATGGCCACGCTGGACAAAGAGATGGCAGAAGAGAGAGCAGAATCGCTCCAGGTTGAGGTGGATACCCTGAAAGAGAAAGTGGAGGAGCTCTCAATGGACCTGGAGATCCTTAGGCATGAGATTTCAGAGAAAG GCTCAGATGGAGCTGCCTCCAGTTACCAGGTCAAGCAGCTGGAGGAGCAGAACAGCAGACTCAAGGAGGCGCTGGTCAG GATGAGAGATCTGTCTGCTTCGGAGAAACAGGAACATGTGAAGCTTCAGAAgcagacagagaagaagaacGTGGAGCTGGAGACTCTGAGGACtcagaaagaaaaactgcaggaaGAACTCAAGCAGGCAGAGGCCACAATCGATGAACTGAAGGAACAG GTGGATGCTGCTCTGGGCTCAGAGGAGATGGTGGAGACCCTGACGGAGAGGAACCTCGACCTTGAggagaaagtcagagagctgAGAGAAACAGTGACTGATCTG GAAGCCATCAATGAGATGAATGATGAACTCCAAGAGAATGCCAGAGAAACAGAGATGGAGCTGAGGGAACAGCTCGACCTGAGTGGAGCAAAGGTCAGAGAGGCAGAAAAAAGGGTGGAAGCTGCCCAGGAGACTGTAGCTGATTACCAGCAGACCATCAACAAATACAGAGAACTCACTGCCTCACTTCAG GAGGCCAACAGGGAGCTGATCAGTCAGCAGAATGCAAATGCAGAACAAGTTCAGCAACCACCTGCAGAGCTGTTTGACTTTAAGATCAAGTTTGCAGAGACCAAGGCTTATGCCAAG GCCATTGAGATGGAGCTGAGGAAAATGGAAGTAGCTCAGTCGAACAGACAAGTGTCCCTCCTCACCTCCTTCATGCCAGACTCCTTCCTTCGCCATGGTGGGGACCATGACTGTATTCTGGTGCTCCTGCTTATTCCCAGGCTCATCTGTAAG GCTGAACTCATCAGTAAACAGGCACAGGAGAAGTTTGACTTGAATGGGAACCCGGTGCAGGGAACAGGGCTCAGAGGGCCTCCGGGAGAACAGCGCAGTTTCGCTTCAGGACTGGTCTACTCCCTCAGCCTGCTGCAGGCCACCCTGCATAAATATGAACA GGCTCTGAACACCTGCAGCGTGGACATTTTTAAGCGCATGGGAACCCTTTACTCTGAAATGAGTTTCCATGAACGCTCTCTGGATTATTTCATAGATCTGCTTCATAAAGATCAGCTGGATGAGACCGTTCAGGTGGAACCTCTCACTAAGGCCATCAAGTACTATCAG CAACTGTATAGTGTCCATCTGGCAGATCACACTGAAGACTGCACAGTGCAGCTGGCTGATCACATTAAG TTTACTCAGAGTGCCCTGGACTGTATGGTAGTGGAGGTAGCTCGTCTGCGCGCCTTCCTGTCATCAGGACAGGAGAGCTCTGGTTTAGCAGTTCTTCTGAAGGACCTGGACACCTCCTGTTCTGATATCAGACAGTTTTGTAAGAAGATCCGCCGTCGCATGCCCGGAACAGATGTAGCTGGAGTCCCCGCTGCTCTCAGTTTTGGACCAGAG GTTTCAGAGACGCTGACTGAGTGCAGGCGTCAGTTGACCCGTGTGGTTGCGGTACTTCAAGAGGTAGCTGCAGCTGGAGCTCAGATGGTTCCTTCGCTGGGAGAACAGGAAGGTCTCAATGCTCTTAAACTGGAGGATATTGCCTGCAAGGTTGTGGAGCAG GTATACGGCTCCCATGGTGTAAATGGCCCAGAGTTACTGCGGCAGTCTTGCAGctctgtcatcaccaccatgaACAAGATGGCTACAGCCATGCAGGAAGGAGAGTATGATGCTGAAAAACCACAGGGAAAG ACTCTTCCAGTGGAAATAAGAGCAGCCACAGTCAGGGCAGAAATGACTGACGCCGAAGGTCTGGGAGTCAAACTAGAAGACAGAGAAACCGTCATCAAGGAGCTCAAGAAGTCTCTCAAGATTAAG GGTGAGGAGCTGAGTGAGGCCCATGTCCGCCTCAGCCTCTTGGAGAAGAAGCTGGACACCTCCACCAAAGATGCTGATGAACGTGTGGAGAAGATTCAGACCAAACTGGATGAGAACCTTGCCCTgctgaagaagaaagaaaa GGAGTTTGAGGAGACGATGGATGCTCTGCAGGCTGATATTGACCAGCTGGAGGCTgagaaggcagagctgaaacAACGACTCAGTAACCAGTCAAAGATGACCATTGAAGGCCTGAGAGGTCCACCTGCCTCAGGAATTGCCTCCATCGTTCAGGGATCAGCAGGAG GTCTGCCTCCCTCTATGGGAGGGCCAATGCAGGTGGTggactctcctctcctcagGCAGCAGATCGAGGCCCAGAGGCTGGGTATTAAACACCttaagaatgaaaacaacagactCAAG GCAGAGAAAATGAGAGCCCAGCTAGCCTCCCTGCCGCCGCTCCGCCCTCCTAAACTCCCACAAGTGTCTAAAGAAAGCTCCATGCCTCCAGAGGGACTAAACACAGGCATATACCGAAGGACTGACCAGCTGCTGGCAACCCTGCTCAAGCTGAGTGCCGAGGTTAAAGTGGTGGACATCACTGGAAAGACGGCAG TTAGTGCAAGCGCTCAGCTCCTGGAGCAGACAGCTCGTCTGCAGAACCTCAGTGATGCTCTGGATAAACTCAAG GGTGAGGTAGCCGAACATGTGGTCTCACATCAGCCTGGAGCAAAGGCTTCTTCTGACTTTGCTACATTCCCAGTCACCTCTTTTACTAAG GCCAAGGAAGAGAAGCAGGGAGACACGGTATTCATTGGCCGTGTTGCGATTCCATGCACCCGTGGACAGGAACAAGTCCACCGTCTCGTCCTATCAAAGCCGCAGTTGCAGCAAGTGCACCGTCTCCTCATGGTTTAG